A stretch of Oreochromis aureus strain Israel breed Guangdong linkage group 11, ZZ_aureus, whole genome shotgun sequence DNA encodes these proteins:
- the zbtb32 gene encoding zinc finger and BTB domain-containing protein 32 — MIRINNTQYFHFLEQADALRRSGSLCDAIISVKSQTFRAHRLVLACASRVLAQQLAHGDIDSPVRCTLEYFSPHTFQQVLDFTYTQTLEVSVNDLHLLLEAAQLLEMQPLEDQCRKQLDTLDCKAEKQEKRDKTTDVKVEKETPEGQDQHPNASPFHEDKLLKRSFPGNEASTALENLSPSTPTKTHSSPSPPRKKAKLSPISEPIHSRNSAVAKPASSNSSFSYPWTFSTNMWDSVSTLRRIAENYPSLLAAHPLQSPNQSSIPYPYSLSSPQMFPLLSSHFQTPGQNPVMGYSGFHPRYAQNIYAGPTRMGNIIKQSLLKRKRSSQKAFPGTVQPGEASYPEVSKASRDRGQECQHCSLHNEPVLRESVSTQLGKTCTGCRFCGRGDVTPHESETRGDHRGEKPYQCQHCPKKFSLKHQLDTHHRVHTGEKPFECRLCGQRSRDYSAMIKHLRTHGGAAPYQCTVCLEFCSSLVAMQRHIKSHAVQDFPPDWSINSTYLYISHI, encoded by the exons ATGATCAGAATCAACAACACCCAATACTTCCACTTCCTGGAGCAGGCTGATGCCTTACGCCGCTCAGGGTCACTCTGTGATGCTATAATTTCGGTAAAGAGTCAAACTTTCAGGGCTCATCGTCTAGTACTAGCCTGTGCTAGCAGAGTTTTAGCACAGCAGCTAGCCCACGGAGACATAGACAGCCCTGTACGCTGCACTCTAGAGTATTTTTCACCTCACACCTTCCAGCAAGTTCTGGATTTCACCTACACGCAAACTCTTGAGGTCTCTGTGAATGATCTGCACCTACTGTTAGAAGCTGCACaactgctggagatgcagccaCTGGAGGATCAATGCAGGAAGCAGCTGGACACTCTTGACTGCAAGgcagaaaagcaggaaaaaagagacaaaaccaCTGATGTCAAAGTAGAAAAGGAGACTCCAGAGGGACAAGATCAACATCCAAACGCAAGTCCATTTCATGAGGATAAACTGCTTAAGAGGTCCTTCCCTGGGAATGAGGCAAGCACTGCTTTGGAAAACCTTTCACCCTCTACTCCTACTAAGACCCACAGCAGTCCATCACCCCCAAGAAAGAAGGCCAAACTCTCCCCTATTTCAGAACCAATTCACAGCAGAAACAGTGCTGTTGCCAAGCCTGCCAGTAGCAATTCCTCTTTCTCTTATCCGTGGACTTTCTCTACAAACATGTGGGACTCTGTGAGCACCTTGAGGCGGATAGCAGAAAACTATCCAAGCTTACTTGCAGCTCATCCTCTTCAGTCACCCAACCAGTCCTCTATACCCTACCCATACTCTCTCTCCAGTCCCCAAATGTTCCCCCTACTAAGTTCTCATTTTCAAACCCCAGGTCAGAACCCCGTAATGGGCTACTCAGGCTTCCACCCCCGCTATGCACAAAACATTTACGCTGGTCCGACTCGAATGGGAAACATAATCAAACAGAgccttttaaaaagaaaaagatcgaGCCAGAAAGCATTTCCTGGGACTGTTCAACCTGGTGAAGCAAG TTACCCCGAAGTGTCCAAAGCCAGCAGAGACAGAGGTCAAGAGTGCCAACACTGCAGTCTACACAATGAGCCGGTGCTGCGGGAGTCAGTCTCTACACAGTTAG GCAAAACCTGCACAGGATGTCGGTTCTGCGGACGAGGAGACGTTACACCGCATGAATCAGAGACCAGAGGAGACCACAGAGGAGAAAAACCCTATCAGTGCCAACATTGCCCTAAGAAGTTTAGTCTCAAACATCAGCTGGACACACACCACCGAGTACACACTG GCGAAAAACCATTCGAGTGTCGCCTCTGTGGTCAACGTTCACGGGACTACTCGGCCATGATCAAGCACCTGCGGACTCACGGCGGGGCCGCGCCATACCAGTGCACAGTGTGCCTGGAGTTCTGCAGCAGCCTGGTCGCCATGCAGAGACACATCAAGAGCCACGCAGTGCAAGACTTCCCCCCTGACTGGAGCATCAACAGCACCTACCTGTACATCTCCCACATCTGA
- the aplp1 gene encoding amyloid-like protein 1 isoform X3: MAEVNGPVPQVAEPQIAMFCGRQLLHMNTQTGQWEPDPQGRQGCFKEPSQIQSYCQEMYPGLSISHIEESKRPVTIPAWCKKGWGHCQTHPFIVLPYRCLEGEYVSEALLVPDRCRFLHKEQMDVCESFVYWHNIAKEECTSDNLELHSYGLLLPCGDHYRGVEYVCCPGRGSSGDKGDAEERDVPAGPKTLAFQTSGKLSSVTKVTAPTPSPFPEIDLDDDLEFEDNEVVEDEDEDEEQEEEEEEEVDEDEAEGEEEEEEMATKDTEYEYPIDSGPYQTSDYLDTFYYEKSQKPTTSSPLMKGDSLTTARPTDGVDVYFEKPVDDTEHANFLRAKTDLEERRMKRINEIMKEWAEADNQSKNLPRSERQDLNEHFQSVLQTLEEQVAGERQRLVETHLARVEAILNNNRRLALENYLTAVQSDPPQPERVLQALKRYMAAEQKDRRHTLRHYQHIVAVDPQKAEQMKFQVYTHLHVIEERMNQSLALLYKDPTLAEELHSDIQELVRAERGDISELMTTSFSETRTTEELLPADSEEEKDDEEEEERAFQNRPYPPRIELQPNNKNDDEYDYTTSERGPTYEYEEKINTSVELKQEIRPNEIARDELQPDALETFNRGAMVGLLVVAVAIAMVMVISLLLVRRKPYGTISHGIVEQVDPMLTPEERQLNKMQNHGYENPTYKFFEQMN, from the exons ATGTACCCAGGGCTCTCAATCTCCCATATAGAGGAGTCCAAAAGACCAGTCACCATCCCTGCTTGGTGTAAGAAAGGTTGGGGGCACTGCCAGACACACCCGTTCATAGTCCTGCCCTACCGCTGCCTGG AGGGCGAGTACGTAAGCGAAGCCTTGCTCGTGCCCGACCGATGCCGTTTTCTCCACAAGGAGCAGATGGATGTCTGCGAGAGTTTCGTGTACTGGCACAACATTGCTAAGGAG GAGTGCACTTCAGACAATCTGGAGCTCCACAGCTACGGGTTGCTGCTGCCATGCGGGGACCATTACCGGGGTGTTGAATACGTGTGCTGCCCAGGACGCGGAAGTTCTGGTGATAAAGGAGACGCAGAAGAAAGAGACGTCCCTGCTGGTCCTAAGACACTTGCATTCCAGACGAGTGGAAAACTCAGCTCTGT AACCAAAGTGACAGCACCCACTCCGAGCCCCTTTCCTGAAATAGATCTTGATGATGATTTGGAATTTGAAGATAATGAAGTGGTAGAAGACGAAGACGAGGAcgaggagcaggaggaagaggaggaggaagaagttGATGAGGATGAGGcagaaggagaggaggaagaagaggaaatggccacgaaggatacagaGTATGAATACCCTATCGACTCGGGTCCCTACCAAACATCGGACTACTTGGACACCTTCTACTATGAGAAAAGCCAAAAACCCACCACCTCTTCTCCTCTGATGAAGGGAGACAGCC TGACTACAGCTAGGCCCACAGATGGTGTCGATGTTTATTTTGAGAAGCCAGTAGACGACACTGAACATGCCAACTTCCTTCGTGCCAAAACAGACCTGGAGGAACGCAGGATGAAGCGCATCAATGAG ATCATGAAGGAATGGGCAGAAGCAGACAACCAGTCAAAAAATCTGCCAAGGTCAGAGAGACAGGACCTGAATGAG CATTTCCAGTCTGTGCTGCAGACGCTGGAGGAGCAAGTCgctggagagagacagagacttGTGGAGACTCATCTTGCCCGAGTTGAGGCCATTCTCAACAACAACCGCCGCCTGGCCCTGGAGAACTACCTGACAGCTGTACAGTCTGATCCCCCTCAG CCAGAGCGTGTGCTGCAGGCGCTGAAGCGCTACATGGCTGCAGAGCAGAAGGACCgcagacacacactgagacaTTACCAGCATATTGTGGCAGTTGACCCCCAGAAGGCCGAGCAGATGAAAttccag GTGTACACACACCTTCATGTGATTGAGGAGAGAATGAACCAGAGTCTTGCCCTGCTTTACAAGGATCCTACACTGGCTGAGGAACTGCACAGTGACATTC AGGAGCTGGTCAGAGCAGAGCGAGGTGACATCAGTGAGCTGATGACCACCTCCTTCTCTGAGACTCGCACGACTGAGGAGCTTCTGCCTGCTGACAGCGAGGAGGAGAAggatgatgaagaagaagaggagagagcCTTCCAGAACAGGCCCTATCCCCCTCGCATTG AGCTGCAGCCTAACAACAAGAACG ATGATGAATATGATTACACTACATCTGAGAGAGGCCCTACTTATGAATATGAGGAAAAG ATCAACACGTCTGTAGAGCTCAAGCAGGAGATCAGACCTAATGAGATCGCTAGAGATGAACTG CAGCCTGATGCGTTGGAGACATTTAACCGTGGTGCCATGGTGGGCCTGCTGGTCGTAGCTGTGGCTATCGCCATGGTGATGGTAATAAGCCTGCTGCTCGTGCGCAGGAAGCCATACGGCACTATCAGCCATGGCATTGTTGAG CAGGTTGACCCGATGCTCACGCCAGAAGAACGACAGCTCAACAAAATGCAAAACCATGGCTACGAAAACCCCACCTACAAATTCTTTGAACAGATGAACTGA